A window of Flavobacterium psychrophilum genomic DNA:
TAAGTATAACGTCGAGGCCTTTTTTTGCAATGGCAACAGCCATATTTCTTCCCAGTCCGCGGCTACCGCCGGTAACAAGTGCTATTTTAGTAGACATAGTATTTATTTTATCCTCACCCCGGCCCTCTCCAAAGGAGAGATAGGAGATTGGTGATTATTTATATTACAAAGTTAGGAGAGGGTAATGCGTTAAAAATGGTGGAGACTTCAGTATTTTAAGTAGCAGAGTTTCAAAGTAGCAAAGTTCTCTCAACGGTTTCAGTCCCCTCTTCTTCTGAGAGGGGGTGGGGTGAGAACAAAAAAAGCGCGGAAATTATTCCGCGCCTCTATATTATCATGGTTATATTCCGACAACCATTAACTAGTTTCTTAAAGCATTAAGCCTTGCTACATATTTGCCAACCACATCAAATTCAAGGTTTATAACAGTTCCTGCTGCAATAGCATTAAAGTTAGTGTGTTCGTAAGTGTATGGAATAATTGCCACGCTAAATTCGTTTGCTTTAGAATTTACCACAGTAAGACTAACACCATTAACAGTGATAGATCCTTTTTCTATAGTAATGTTGTTGGCTGCGGCATCATACTCAAAAGTGTAATACCAGCTTCCGTTAGCATTTTCAACCAATTTACATACTCCTGTCTGGTCTACATGCCCCTGAACAATGTGCCCGTCGAGCCTGTCGCCAAGTTTCATGGCACGCTCTAAATTTACAATTCCGCCCACTTTCCAGTCGCCAAGATTGGTTTTATCCAGTGTCTCCCTTATTGCGGTAACCGTATAGTCATCGGCGTTAACAGCTACTACGGTAAGGCATACACCATCGTGGCTTACGCTCTGGTCTATCTTAAGTTCGTGGGTAATAGCAGAAGTTATGGTAAAGTGTATATTGTCGTTATCCTTAATTATTTCTTTTATAGTTCCCTGTGTTTCTATAATTCCTGTAAACATGCTGATTTATTTTACTAAATTTGTAGCTTCAAAAGTACAATAAAACAGCATCATGACAAAAAAGGCAGAAAATGTGATTTTGGGTATATCTATAGGTGACCTTAACGGCGTAGGGCCTGAGGTAATTTTAAAAACCTTTGAAGATGCCCGAATGCTGGAATTTTGTACACCGGTTATATTTGGTAACGTAAAAGTGATGTCTTTCATCAAGAAAACATTCGAACTTACCTGTAACCTGCACGGTATAGACAGCCTTGACCAACTGGTTGTTGGCAAGATAAACGTGCTTAACATTTGGCGTGAAAGCGTAAATGTAGAGTTTGGTAAGAATGATGAGGTTGTAGGGCAGTACGCTATTAAGTCGTTTACCGAAGCCGTTGCTGCATTAAAAGAAAAAAAGATAGACCTGCTGGTAACGGCGCCTATTAATAAATACAATATACAATCGGAAGAGTTTAAGTTTCCGGGGCATACTGATTATCTTGATAAAGAGCTTGAGGGCGATGCGCTTATGCTTATGGTTCAGGATAACCTTCGTGTTGGCCTGTTAACCGACCATATTCCGGTAAATGAGGTTTCGGCACATTTAACCGAAGCACTTATCCGTAAAAAGTTACTTACCGTAAACCATTCCCTTGTACAGGATTTCGGAATCAACAAACCTAAAATTGCCGTGCTGGGTGTAAATCCGCACAGTGGCGATAATGGTGTTATTGGTAAGGAAGACGATGCTGTGGTGAAACCGGCATTAAAAAAACTGTTTGAGGAAGGCGTGCTTGTTTTTGGGCCGTTTTCGGCAGATAGTTTCTTTGGAAGCGGGCAGTATGAAAAATACGATGCTGTAATTGCAGCTTACCATGACCAGGGACTTATACCGTTTAAAACCCTTGCTTTTGGCGGAGGTGTTAACTACACGGCAGGGCTTGAGGCGATAAGAACATCGCCCGATCATGGTACGGCTTATGATATAGCAGGTAAGGGACTAGCAGACTATAATTCGTTTAAAGAAGCTGTATATATGGCAATTGATATATATCATTCGAGGGCGCAATATGCAGAACTGACTGAAAACCCTTTGAAAATCAGGGAAAAACAGTTATAAACAAAAAAATGTTCATAACCGTTTTGGAATTGCAATAATTTTATATCTTTGCACGCTCAAAACTGTTGTAACGAAATGAGTTGCGGTAAATTAGGCCGTAAATATTGAGTTTAACAATTAAAAAAACCGACTGGAAATGAAAGTGAACAAAGAATTTTTAATTCCGTTTGCGGGATTGAAACAAGGAAAGCACCAGTTTGAGTTTGAGATTAATAAAGCGTTCTTTGATGACTTTGGTTTTGATGACTATAACGATGTCAACATCAAAGTAAATCTTGTTCTTGAAAAAAAGATCATGATGCTGGAGCTTGGCTTTAAGCATAAAGGTACGGTAAACGTGCCGTGTGATACTACAAATGAGGATTTTGACCTGCCTGTTAAAGGTAAGCTGGATCTTATAGTGAAATTTGGAGATGAGTATAACGACGACCACGACGAAATACTTATCCTGCCGCATGGTGAGTTTCAGGTAGACGTATCGCAATATATCTATGAAATGATTGTATTGTCGGTGCCTTCAAGAAGGATACATCCGGGAGTTAAAGACGGTACAATTGCCGTTGATATATTAGACAAACTGAACGAGCTTTCTCCGAAAGAAGAAAAGCAGGTAGAAGAAGATAAAAAAGAGAATACAGATCCCCGTTGGGACGAATTAAAAAAACTATTAACGGATAAATAATATAGTAAAATGGCACATCCTAAGAGAAAGACCTCGAAAACCAGAAGAGACAAGAGAAGAACACACTATAAAGCGTCTGTTCCTCAAATCGCTACATGTCCTGTAACAGGAGAAGCGCATTTATATCACAGAGCTTACTGGCATGAAGGCAAAATGTACTACAGAGGCCAGGTTGTAATAGACAAAGCAGAAGCTGTAGCATAATTGCGATAAAAAATAGGGTAAAACTCTCACACCGTGAGAGTTTTTTTGTTAAATACCCATTTTTTTAAATTAACGGGGCTTATTGCAATTCTATCTATGATTTTTTTGTAATTTCCACCACTTTTCAAATTCCTCAACTGAGATTGAAAAATTTATCCTATGAGTAAAATAACAGCCGCCATTACAGCAGTGGGGGGATATGTTCCTGACTTTGTTTTATCTAATAAAGTTCTGGAAACAATGGTAGACACTAACGATGAGTGGATTACTTCCCGTACTGGTATTAAAGAAAGGCGCATTCTTAAAGATAAAGATAAGGGTACATCCTTTTTAGCTATAAAAGCAGCCGAAGACTTACTTGCTAAGTCTGGCACAAACCCGGCAGAGATTGATATGGTGCTTTTAGCAACCACTACTCCTGATATGCCGGTTGCAGCAACAGCAGTTTATGTTGCATCACACATAGGCGCAGTAAACGCCTTTGCCTACGACCTGCAGGCAGCATGTTCCAGTTTTTTATACGGTATGAGTACCGCAGCGGCCTACATTGAGTCTGGTCGTTATAAAAAAGTTCTTGTTATTGGAGCAGATAAAATGTCTTCTATTATTGATTATACCGACAGGGCTACCTGCATTATCTTTGGAGATGGTGCCGGAGCAGCATTGTTTGAACCTAATACCGAAGGTCTTGGACTTCAGGATGAAATTTTAAGGAGCGACGGTATTGGCCGTGAATTCCTTAAGATCGAAGCGGGAGGATCTTTACTTCCCCCGTCTCAGGAAACTATAGACAACAGACAGCATTTTGTTCACCAGGACGGTAAAACAGTATTTAAATATGCTGTATCTAATATGGCAGACGTTAGTGAGAAGATTATGAATAACAATAACCTTACTAACGACGATGTTAACTGGCTTATAGCGCACCAGGCTAACAAGAGGATTATAGATGCTACAGCATCACGTATGAATCTTGATGAAGCTAAAGTGCTTGTAAACATAGAAAAATATGGTAATACAACATCTGCAACACTGCCTTTGTTGTTAAATGACTTTGAACACCTTTTCAAAAAGGGAGATAATCTTATCTTTGCCTCTTTTGGCGGAGGGTTTACATGGGGTTCCATTTACCTTAAATGGGCGTACGACAAAAAATAACAAAACAAACTATACAAAAACGGAAATTATGGATATTAGAGAAATTCAAAACCTAATCAAGTTTGTAGCAAAATCCGGAGCTACAGAAGTTAAGTTGGAGATGGATGATATTAAGATCACCATAAAAACTACAGAAGCAGGCGCTTCTGAGCCTACAACTTACATTCAGCATGTTCCGCAGCAACAACAGAATTTTGCTCCTGTTGCTCAGGCTGCTCCACAGGCACCGGCTGCTCCTGCTGCACCAGCAGTAGACGAGAATGCAAAATACATTACTATCAAATCGCCTATTATTGGTACACTATACAGGAAACCATCTCCGGACAAACCAGTGTTTGTAGAAGTTGGAAGTACTATCTCTAAAGGAGATGTAGTTTGTGTTATCGAGGCTATGAAATTGTTCAACGAAATCGAGTCTGAAGTTTCTGGTAAAATCGTTAAGGTTTTAGTTGACGACGCTTCTCCGGTAGAGTTTGACCAACCACTATTCTTAGTAGACCCGTCTTAATAATTTTAAATGATGAATTTTGAATGCTGATTTAGTATTCAGATCAATCTAAAAGTTATAATTCGAAATTTAAAATACTAAAGACATGTTTAAAAAAGTACTAATTGCAAACAGGGGAGAGATTGCACTACGTGTAATAAGGACCTGCAGGGAGATGGGTATTAAAACAGTAGCTGTTTATTCTACTGCAGATGCCGAAAGCCTTCACGTTAAGTTTGCAGATGAGGCAGTTTGCATTGGCCCACCGCCAAGTAACCTTTCTTATCTTAAGATATCGAACATTATTGCTGCTGCAGAAATTACTAATGCAGATGCTATACACCCGGGTTATGGTTTCTTATCTGAAAACGCTAAGTTTTCTAAGATATGTGCAGAACACGGTATTAAATTTATTGGTGCTTCGCCGGATATGATTGACAAAATGGGAGACAAAGCTACGGCTAAAGCTACCATGAAGGCTGCCGGTGTACCTTGTGTACCGGGATCTGACGGACTTCTTGATTCTTACGAGCATGCCGAACAACTTGCAAAAGAATTTGGCTACCCTGTAATGCTTAAAGCTACTGCCGGTGGTGGTGGTAAAGGTATGAGGGCTGTATGGAAACATGAAGAGCTTCTTAAAGCGTGGGAAAGCGCAAGGCAGGAAGCTGCTGCATCTTTTGGTAACGACGGTATGTATATGGAGAAGCTTATTGAAGAGCCTCGCCACATAGAAATCCAGATCGTTGGTGATTCATTTGGTAAAGCATGTCACCTTTCTGAGAGGGACTGTTCTGTACAAAGACGCCACCAAAAGCTTACTGAAGAAACACCATCTCCGTTTATGACGGATGAGCTTCGTACCAAAATGGGTGAAGCTGCTGTTAAAGCTGCTGAATATATTAAATATGAAGGTGCCGGTACGGTTGAGTTTCTTGTAGACAAACACAGGAATTTCTATTTCATGGAAATGAATACACGTATACAGGTAGAGCACCCAATTACCGAGCAGGTAATTGATTATGACCTTATCCGTGAGCAGATACTTGTTGCTGCAGGTGTGCCTATTTCAGGTAAAAACTACCTTCCGCAGCTTCACTCTATAGAGTGCCGTATTAATGCTGAAGATCCATATAACGACTTTAGGCCGTCTCCGGGTAAAATTACTACCCTGCATATGCCGGGCGGACACGGAGTGCGTTTAGATACTCATGTTTACTCTGGGTATACTATTCCGCCGAACTATGATTCAATGATCGCTAAGCTGATAACTACTGCCCAGACCAGGGAAGAGGCTATTAACAAAATGAAGCGTGCACTTGATGAGTTTGTGATTGAAGGGATCAAAACTACGATACCTTTCCACAGGCAGTTAATGGATGAGCCGGATTATGTAGCCGGTAATTACACCACTAAATTTATGGAGTCTTTTAAAATGAAAGATCCCGCATAATAAAAAAAAATTAACCCACGTATACTAGCGTGGGTTTTTTGTTTTATATTAGTATCTGCAAAAAATGGTATGATACTTGTTTTTGCCATAATCTATAAACCAAAAATAATAAGCAATGTTAAAAATGATTATTTCTGCAGCTAAAACTATGGTAGGTGTTACTGTTATGCTGCTTGCATTTACAACAACGGTATCTGCACAGGATCGCACCGCTGAAGGTGCTAAAAGAGCAACTGATAAAATGAAAGCCGAACTTTCTCTAACAGATGCACAATACCCTAAAGTTGAAAAAATCAATAAAGATTTTATCGCAAAAACTCAGGAGAACCGTGCGCTTACGAATCAAGTTGAAAGAGAAAACAGTGTAAAAGCACTTAGTGAAGACAGAGATACACAATTAAAAGCTGTTCTTACTGAGGAACAATTTAAGGCATATAATGCTAAAAAAGCTGCAAGGTTAAATACTATTAAAGAGAGACGTGCGGTTAAACAAGGCACAGAGCTTCGTAAGCAGGAAATAAAGAAATCATAATTAGAAGCCTCCCAATCGGGGGGCTTTTTTGTGTTTAACGTGATATACCCTAAACTAAATTACTGTTTAAACAGATATTTTTTTGCAATATGATGGGCGATACAATTTATCGTATATTTTTGCGGTTATATAGTATTGTAAAACATAAAACCTCTAAAATAATGATGATCAAAAAATTTACTTCAATTGCGAAAAGAATGCTAGGTGCAGCTGCATTATTACTTGCTGTGACTACGACAGTCTACGGACAGGAAACAGACAAAATTGCGGATGCCAGTAAAACGGTAGCTTCTCAAATGAAAATGCAACTTACACTCAACGATAACCAATACACGCAGGTTGTAGAAGTTAACAAGGCTTATTTAAAAAAGGTTAAAGACTGTAAAGCATCAGGTGATACTGCTCCTGCAAAAGCAAAAAAAATGCAGGTACTTAATGAGGAAAGAGACGGAAAATTAAAATCTGTACTTACGGAAGTTCAATATAAAAAATATGGTGCTGGTAGGGCAGAGAATATCAAAAAACTCAAAGAAGCTGCCAGTATTTAAAATGTAAGGTCTCACGTAAGTGGGACCTTTTTTATTTAATTATTAAATAATATTACTACTCAGATCTAGTAAATCGCCGAATTATCTTGATATAATAGACATTGTTAATACTTTGTCAGGACAATTTCAACAGGCTAACAGCTGATTTAATCGATGAATTGCAAATAAAATCCATTTGTCTTACAGTCAATACGTTAAACTTTTTTATCTAATTAAAACAATCTCAGCGCATTATGCGTTACTGTAAGTTTAAACTTAGATAAAGTTAAAAATATCACAATTAAATTGTAGGGTTTTTTTGCATTAAACTGTTTCTTTGTGTGTGAAAAAGAAATAATAACTGTTTTTAAATTGTTCTGAGTATGGATACGGATATGTCGCCACTGTTTAATAATAGCTGTGGAAAAATATTTAATGATAAGG
This region includes:
- a CDS encoding riboflavin synthase subunit alpha — its product is MFTGIIETQGTIKEIIKDNDNIHFTITSAITHELKIDQSVSHDGVCLTVVAVNADDYTVTAIRETLDKTNLGDWKVGGIVNLERAMKLGDRLDGHIVQGHVDQTGVCKLVENANGSWYYTFEYDAAANNITIEKGSITVNGVSLTVVNSKANEFSVAIIPYTYEHTNFNAIAAGTVINLEFDVVGKYVARLNALRN
- a CDS encoding 4-hydroxythreonine-4-phosphate dehydrogenase; this translates as MTKKAENVILGISIGDLNGVGPEVILKTFEDARMLEFCTPVIFGNVKVMSFIKKTFELTCNLHGIDSLDQLVVGKINVLNIWRESVNVEFGKNDEVVGQYAIKSFTEAVAALKEKKIDLLVTAPINKYNIQSEEFKFPGHTDYLDKELEGDALMLMVQDNLRVGLLTDHIPVNEVSAHLTEALIRKKLLTVNHSLVQDFGINKPKIAVLGVNPHSGDNGVIGKEDDAVVKPALKKLFEEGVLVFGPFSADSFFGSGQYEKYDAVIAAYHDQGLIPFKTLAFGGGVNYTAGLEAIRTSPDHGTAYDIAGKGLADYNSFKEAVYMAIDIYHSRAQYAELTENPLKIREKQL
- a CDS encoding DNA-binding protein, which encodes MKVNKEFLIPFAGLKQGKHQFEFEINKAFFDDFGFDDYNDVNIKVNLVLEKKIMMLELGFKHKGTVNVPCDTTNEDFDLPVKGKLDLIVKFGDEYNDDHDEILILPHGEFQVDVSQYIYEMIVLSVPSRRIHPGVKDGTIAVDILDKLNELSPKEEKQVEEDKKENTDPRWDELKKLLTDK
- a CDS encoding 50S ribosomal protein L32, producing MAHPKRKTSKTRRDKRRTHYKASVPQIATCPVTGEAHLYHRAYWHEGKMYYRGQVVIDKAEAVA
- a CDS encoding 3-oxoacyl-ACP synthase, with product MSKITAAITAVGGYVPDFVLSNKVLETMVDTNDEWITSRTGIKERRILKDKDKGTSFLAIKAAEDLLAKSGTNPAEIDMVLLATTTPDMPVAATAVYVASHIGAVNAFAYDLQAACSSFLYGMSTAAAYIESGRYKKVLVIGADKMSSIIDYTDRATCIIFGDGAGAALFEPNTEGLGLQDEILRSDGIGREFLKIEAGGSLLPPSQETIDNRQHFVHQDGKTVFKYAVSNMADVSEKIMNNNNLTNDDVNWLIAHQANKRIIDATASRMNLDEAKVLVNIEKYGNTTSATLPLLLNDFEHLFKKGDNLIFASFGGGFTWGSIYLKWAYDKK
- a CDS encoding acetyl-CoA carboxylase yields the protein MDIREIQNLIKFVAKSGATEVKLEMDDIKITIKTTEAGASEPTTYIQHVPQQQQNFAPVAQAAPQAPAAPAAPAVDENAKYITIKSPIIGTLYRKPSPDKPVFVEVGSTISKGDVVCVIEAMKLFNEIESEVSGKIVKVLVDDASPVEFDQPLFLVDPS
- a CDS encoding acetyl-CoA carboxylase (an AccC homodimer forms the biotin carboxylase subunit of the acetyl CoA carboxylase, an enzyme that catalyzes the formation of malonyl-CoA, which in turn controls the rate of fatty acid metabolism); the encoded protein is MFKKVLIANRGEIALRVIRTCREMGIKTVAVYSTADAESLHVKFADEAVCIGPPPSNLSYLKISNIIAAAEITNADAIHPGYGFLSENAKFSKICAEHGIKFIGASPDMIDKMGDKATAKATMKAAGVPCVPGSDGLLDSYEHAEQLAKEFGYPVMLKATAGGGGKGMRAVWKHEELLKAWESARQEAAASFGNDGMYMEKLIEEPRHIEIQIVGDSFGKACHLSERDCSVQRRHQKLTEETPSPFMTDELRTKMGEAAVKAAEYIKYEGAGTVEFLVDKHRNFYFMEMNTRIQVEHPITEQVIDYDLIREQILVAAGVPISGKNYLPQLHSIECRINAEDPYNDFRPSPGKITTLHMPGGHGVRLDTHVYSGYTIPPNYDSMIAKLITTAQTREEAINKMKRALDEFVIEGIKTTIPFHRQLMDEPDYVAGNYTTKFMESFKMKDPA